A window from Salvelinus sp. IW2-2015 linkage group LG5, ASM291031v2, whole genome shotgun sequence encodes these proteins:
- the LOC111963700 gene encoding vesicle-associated membrane protein 2-like, giving the protein MSAPAAAGAPADGAAPPPNLTSNRRLQQTQAQVDEVVDIMRVNVDKVLERDQKLSELDDRADALQAGASQFETSAAKLKNKYWWKNAKMMIILGLICAIVLIVLIGKVHTHTLPATAV; this is encoded by the exons GTCTGCCCCAGCTGCTGCCGGTGCCCCCGCAGACGGAGCGGCGCCACCTCCCAACCTCACCAGCAACCGCCGCCTGCAACAGACACAGGCTCAGGTGGATGAG GTGGTGGATATCATGCGTGTAAACGTGGATAAGGTTCTGGAGCGTGATCAGAAGCTGTCAGAGCTGGATGATCGGGCCGATGCCCTGCAGGCTGGAGCCTCACAGTTCGAGACCAGCGCTGCAAAACTCAAGAACAAGTACTGGTGGAAGAATGCCAAG ATGATGATTATCCTGGGGCTGATATGTGCGATTGTCCTCATCGTCCTCATCGGTAAGGTTCACACCCACACTCTTCCTGCCACGGCAGTTTGA